From Tissierellales bacterium, the proteins below share one genomic window:
- a CDS encoding cobalamin B12-binding domain-containing protein codes for MSRPIRVLVAKPGLDGHDRGAKVIARALRDGGMEVIYTGLRQTPEQIVAAAIQEDVDVVGLSILSGAHNYLFPKVIELLKNEDAEDILLVGGGVIPEEDIPGLKEAGVSEVFTPGTSTQDVVEYIRKHVKKEIS; via the coding sequence ATGAGTAGGCCAATAAGAGTATTGGTTGCAAAACCAGGATTAGATGGACATGATAGAGGGGCAAAAGTTATTGCAAGGGCTTTAAGAGATGGAGGAATGGAAGTTATATATACCGGACTAAGGCAAACACCGGAGCAAATTGTAGCAGCAGCAATTCAAGAAGATGTAGATGTAGTTGGCTTAAGTATACTTTCGGGGGCTCATAATTATTTGTTTCCTAAGGTTATAGAATTGTTAAAAAATGAAGATGCAGAAGATATTTTATTGGTTGGAGGAGGAGTAATTCCAGAAGAGGATATTCCAGGACTTAAGGAGGCTGGAGTGTCAGAAGTTTTCACACCTGGAACCTCAACTCAAGATGTAGTAGAATATATAAGGAAGCATGTGAAAAAAGAGATTTCATAG
- a CDS encoding methylmalonyl-CoA mutase family protein → MFDDEKVESLKSSKEKWEKENVQKVVERFPERKDKFTTGSNIEVERLYTPIDTNELDYEKDLGFPGEYPYTRGVQPTMYRGRLWTMRQYAGFATAEESNKRYKYLLEQGQTGLSVAFDLPTQIGYDSDHGLSQGEVGKVGVAIDSLKDMETLFDGIPLDKVSTSMTINAPASVLLAMYMVVGEKQGVPMNKLRGTIQNDILKEYIARGTYIFPPKPSMRLITNIFEYCSENVPGWNTISISGYHIREAGATAVQEVAFTLADGIAYVEAAIEAGLDVDDFAPRLSFFFNAHNDLLEEVAKFRAARRLWARIMKDRFKAKNEKSMRLKFHTQTAGSTLTAQQSDNNIIRVTIQTLAAVLGGTQSLHTNSRDEALALPTEESVRIALRTQQIVAHESGAAETIDPLAGSYYVEHLTNKIEEEALKYIEKIDELGGAPQAIDKGYIQKEIQNSAYKYQMEVESEERIVVGVNKFQVEEEQKEDILRVDPEVERLQVEKISKLKAERNNDEVEKTLLSLKEAAKTDENLMPYILDAVKSYATLGEICGVLREEFGEYEQSVIL, encoded by the coding sequence ATGTTTGATGATGAAAAGGTAGAAAGTTTAAAATCTTCAAAAGAAAAATGGGAAAAAGAAAATGTTCAAAAAGTAGTAGAAAGATTTCCTGAAAGAAAAGATAAGTTTACAACCGGATCTAATATTGAAGTAGAAAGACTTTATACACCAATAGATACAAATGAACTAGATTATGAAAAAGATTTAGGATTCCCAGGGGAGTATCCATATACAAGAGGAGTTCAGCCTACTATGTATAGGGGTAGACTTTGGACAATGAGGCAATATGCTGGTTTTGCTACAGCTGAAGAGTCGAACAAAAGGTATAAATATCTATTAGAGCAAGGACAAACAGGTTTAAGTGTAGCTTTTGATTTACCAACTCAAATAGGTTATGATTCAGATCACGGTCTTAGTCAAGGAGAAGTGGGAAAAGTTGGAGTAGCAATTGACTCTCTTAAAGATATGGAAACATTATTTGACGGTATTCCTTTAGACAAAGTAAGTACTTCTATGACTATTAATGCCCCTGCTAGTGTGTTACTTGCTATGTATATGGTAGTTGGTGAAAAGCAAGGAGTACCTATGAACAAATTAAGAGGTACTATTCAGAATGATATTCTTAAAGAGTATATTGCAAGAGGAACTTATATATTTCCACCAAAGCCTTCAATGAGATTAATAACTAATATTTTTGAATATTGTTCCGAAAACGTTCCAGGTTGGAATACTATAAGTATTAGCGGGTATCACATAAGAGAAGCGGGAGCCACAGCTGTTCAGGAAGTTGCATTTACATTAGCTGATGGTATAGCTTATGTAGAAGCAGCTATAGAGGCTGGATTAGACGTAGATGATTTTGCACCTAGATTATCTTTTTTCTTTAATGCACATAATGATTTATTAGAAGAAGTAGCTAAATTTAGGGCGGCCAGAAGACTTTGGGCAAGAATAATGAAAGATAGATTTAAAGCTAAGAATGAAAAGTCCATGAGACTTAAATTTCATACACAAACAGCAGGCTCTACACTAACCGCTCAGCAGTCAGATAATAATATTATAAGAGTAACTATACAAACTTTAGCGGCAGTACTTGGAGGTACTCAATCATTACATACTAATTCAAGGGATGAAGCCTTAGCTTTACCAACAGAAGAATCTGTAAGAATAGCTTTAAGAACTCAACAAATTGTAGCCCATGAAAGTGGGGCAGCAGAAACTATTGACCCATTGGCAGGCTCCTATTATGTAGAACATCTTACAAATAAAATAGAAGAAGAAGCATTAAAATATATAGAAAAAATAGATGAATTAGGTGGAGCACCTCAAGCAATAGATAAAGGTTATATACAAAAAGAAATACAAAATAGTGCATATAAATATCAAATGGAAGTTGAATCAGAAGAAAGAATAGTTGTAGGCGTAAATAAGTTCCAAGTAGAAGAGGAGCAAAAAGAAGATATATTAAGAGTAGATCCAGAAGTAGAAAGGTTACAAGTAGAAAAAATTTCTAAATTAAAGGCAGAGAGAAATAATGATGAAGTAGAAAAAACTCTATTAAGTTTGAAAGAAGCAGCAAAAACAGATGAGAACTTAATGCCTTATATATTAGATGCAGTTAAAAGTTATGCAACCTTAGGTGAAATATGTGGCGTATTAAGAGAAGAGTTTGGAGAATATGAACAGTCTGTTATATTATAG
- the hpt gene encoding hypoxanthine phosphoribosyltransferase, with translation MDDVIKEVLVSSEEIHKRVKELGQEITEDYKGKDLMLVGILKGAVIFMSELVQNINLPITMDFMAVSSYGNSSQSSGVVRIIKDLDCYIEGKDILIVEDIIDTGLTLDYLTDNLKKRGPKSVKICTLLDKPERREVKVPVDYVGFQVPDEFIVGYGIDYAEKYRNLPYISALKEEVSS, from the coding sequence ATGGATGATGTTATAAAAGAAGTACTTGTATCTAGTGAGGAAATTCATAAGAGGGTTAAAGAACTAGGTCAGGAAATTACTGAAGATTATAAAGGGAAGGATTTAATGTTAGTTGGTATACTAAAAGGTGCTGTAATATTTATGTCAGAATTAGTACAAAATATAAACTTACCTATTACAATGGATTTTATGGCAGTTTCTAGTTATGGTAACTCCTCCCAATCTTCTGGTGTAGTAAGAATTATAAAGGATTTAGATTGCTATATAGAAGGTAAAGATATTCTAATAGTTGAAGACATAATAGATACTGGACTAACTCTTGACTATCTAACAGATAATTTGAAAAAGAGGGGGCCTAAAAGTGTTAAAATTTGTACATTATTAGATAAGCCAGAAAGAAGGGAAGTTAAAGTTCCAGTAGATTATGTTGGTTTTCAAGTTCCAGATGAATTTATAGTAGGCTATGGAATAGACTACGCTGAAAAGTATAGGAATTTGCCTTATATTTCTGCCTTAAAAGAAGAAGTATCTAGTTAA
- the tilS gene encoding tRNA lysidine(34) synthetase TilS — protein sequence IDGLKGIPYKRGNIIRPLLDINRDEIEAYIEENKIDTRLDKTNLEPIYNRNKIRLELMPYIEENFNPNIVDTLARFSKLMSIDSQFLDKLTKEAYIKVVKKRGKDSIILDRGKFSLLHMSMKQRLIRNALEEIQGNLQGFTENHINSIIKLFSQGDTGKAINLIHNIIAKISYGDLIIEKGRLLERKDYFYKLNINGSTYIEELDCYLKTKVISKEKCEINFKNRFIKYFDYDMISNCLYIRNRRNGDRFSPIGMKGTKKLKDFFIDEKVSKEERDSIPLVVAGEDIIWVLGYRISEKYKITEKTKNIIIIEKQKIY from the coding sequence GTATTGATGGGTTGAAAGGTATACCTTATAAAAGAGGTAATATAATAAGACCATTATTAGATATAAATAGGGATGAAATAGAGGCTTATATAGAGGAAAATAAAATTGATACTAGATTGGATAAAACCAATTTAGAACCTATATATAATAGAAATAAAATTAGGTTAGAACTAATGCCCTATATAGAAGAAAATTTCAATCCAAACATAGTAGATACATTAGCTAGATTTTCTAAGTTAATGTCTATTGATAGTCAATTTTTAGATAAACTTACTAAAGAAGCTTATATTAAAGTAGTGAAAAAAAGAGGAAAAGATAGTATAATTTTAGATAGAGGAAAATTTAGTTTACTACATATGAGTATGAAACAAAGACTAATAAGAAATGCTTTAGAAGAGATACAAGGGAATTTACAAGGTTTTACAGAGAATCATATTAATAGTATAATAAAATTATTTTCTCAGGGAGATACTGGAAAGGCTATTAATTTAATTCATAATATAATAGCTAAGATAAGTTATGGAGACTTAATTATAGAAAAGGGAAGACTTTTGGAAAGGAAAGACTATTTCTATAAATTAAATATTAATGGTAGCACTTATATAGAAGAATTAGATTGTTATTTAAAAACTAAAGTGATTTCTAAAGAGAAATGTGAAATAAATTTCAAGAATAGGTTTATAAAATACTTCGATTATGATATGATATCTAATTGTCTATATATAAGGAATAGAAGAAATGGTGATAGATTTAGTCCTATAGGCATGAAAGGAACTAAGAAATTAAAAGATTTTTTTATTGATGAAAAAGTTTCTAAAGAAGAAAGAGATTCTATTCCTTTAGTAGTAGCTGGAGAAGACATTATTTGGGTTCTAGGCTATAGAATAAGTGAAAAATATAAAATTACAGAAAAAACAAAGAATATTATAATTATAGAGAAGCAAAAAATATATTAA
- the ftsH gene encoding ATP-dependent zinc metalloprotease FtsH, giving the protein MRKIFRGISFYLLILIIIILVVEVIGKDVEQVKEIDVTELIELLDRGQVASVETLGNKVQGTLKDKTKFETILPDEIRYTFYSDYLKKAVDNKEIRYGGLAEPERPWILEALPTIVTILMVIIFLFIIMQQSQGGGNRVMSFGKSKAKVHKQDESERVTFDDVAGLDEEKEELGEIVDFLENPRKFIELGARIPKGVLLVGPPGTGKTYLSKAVAGEAGVPFYIISGSDFVEMFVGVGASRVRDLFTEAKKNSPCIIFIDEIDAVGRKRGAGLGGGHDEREQTLNQLLVEMDGFGTNEGIIVMAATNRPDILDPAILRPGRFDRRVYVGSPDIKGREEILKIHTRNKPLDEEVDLKVVARRTAGFTPADLENLVNEAALLAARYNLEKIPMNVIEEASIKVVAGPEKKSRVISENEKRLTAYHEAGHALTARLLPTADPVHMVTIIPRGMAGGFTAYLPEEDRYYATKKQLEEQLVYMLGGRVAEALVLDDISTGAQNDIERATKLARQMVTHYGMSQNLGPMTYGTDDEEVFIGKDFGRARNYSEKVAASIDKEMRDIIDKAYSKAEKLLSDNINKLHNIAQALIDKETLDAKEFEESFMEV; this is encoded by the coding sequence TTGAGAAAAATTTTTCGAGGTATAAGTTTCTATTTGCTTATACTTATTATCATAATACTAGTAGTAGAAGTTATCGGAAAAGACGTAGAACAAGTAAAAGAAATAGATGTTACTGAGTTGATTGAACTACTAGATAGAGGTCAAGTTGCAAGCGTTGAAACTTTAGGAAATAAGGTACAAGGCACATTGAAAGACAAAACCAAGTTCGAGACTATACTCCCAGATGAAATACGATATACTTTTTATTCAGATTACTTGAAAAAAGCAGTAGATAATAAGGAAATACGATATGGAGGATTAGCAGAGCCAGAAAGACCTTGGATATTAGAGGCCTTACCTACTATAGTTACTATTCTAATGGTTATAATATTTTTGTTTATAATTATGCAACAATCCCAGGGTGGTGGAAATAGAGTAATGTCCTTTGGGAAAAGTAAAGCAAAAGTTCATAAACAAGATGAAAGTGAAAGGGTAACTTTTGATGATGTAGCTGGTTTAGATGAAGAAAAGGAAGAATTAGGTGAGATAGTTGATTTCTTAGAAAATCCCAGAAAGTTTATTGAACTAGGTGCTAGGATTCCAAAAGGGGTTTTATTGGTAGGACCACCAGGTACAGGTAAGACTTATTTAAGTAAGGCTGTTGCGGGAGAGGCAGGAGTACCTTTCTATATTATAAGTGGTTCTGATTTCGTGGAAATGTTTGTAGGTGTAGGAGCAAGTCGTGTTAGGGATTTGTTTACAGAAGCTAAGAAAAATTCCCCATGTATTATATTTATAGATGAAATTGATGCTGTTGGAAGAAAAAGAGGAGCAGGATTAGGTGGAGGACATGATGAAAGGGAGCAAACATTAAATCAATTATTAGTTGAGATGGATGGATTTGGAACTAACGAAGGTATAATAGTTATGGCAGCTACAAATAGACCGGATATATTAGACCCAGCAATATTGAGGCCAGGTAGATTTGACAGAAGAGTATATGTAGGAAGTCCTGATATAAAGGGAAGAGAAGAAATATTAAAAATTCATACAAGAAATAAACCATTAGATGAAGAAGTAGACTTAAAAGTGGTCGCAAGAAGGACTGCAGGGTTTACACCAGCAGATTTAGAAAACTTAGTTAACGAAGCTGCTTTATTAGCAGCAAGATATAATTTAGAGAAGATTCCCATGAATGTTATAGAAGAAGCATCTATTAAAGTTGTTGCAGGTCCTGAAAAGAAAAGTAGGGTTATTAGCGAGAATGAGAAAAGATTAACTGCATACCATGAGGCGGGGCATGCTTTAACTGCAAGATTATTACCTACTGCTGATCCAGTTCATATGGTTACAATAATCCCAAGGGGGATGGCTGGAGGTTTTACAGCTTATTTACCTGAAGAAGATAGGTATTATGCAACAAAGAAACAATTAGAAGAACAATTAGTTTATATGCTTGGGGGAAGAGTGGCAGAGGCCTTAGTTCTTGATGATATTAGTACAGGTGCACAAAATGATATTGAAAGGGCAACTAAGTTGGCTAGACAAATGGTTACTCATTATGGAATGAGTCAAAATCTTGGACCTATGACTTATGGTACTGATGATGAAGAAGTATTTATAGGAAAAGATTTTGGAAGAGCTAGAAACTATAGTGAAAAGGTAGCAGCTTCAATAGATAAAGAAATGAGAGATATTATAGATAAGGCATATAGCAAAGCAGAAAAATTATTAAGTGACAATATAAATAAACTTCACAACATAGCTCAAGCTTTAATAGATAAAGAAACTTTAGATGCTAAAGAGTTTGAAGAATCTTTTATGGAGGTATAA